One segment of Marinobacter sediminum DNA contains the following:
- a CDS encoding L,D-transpeptidase family protein, with the protein MNLDRQTLTLHDGSGSVSVRYSVSTALNGAGEQDSSGCTPRGDHYVRAMVGKGMPPCTVFKARRPTGEIYNPQLAAQNPQRDWILSRILWLCGLEPGKNRGPGVDTFRRFIYIHGTPDTEPMGIPKSHGCVRMRNADVIDLFERVSPGTAVFIR; encoded by the coding sequence ATCAATCTGGACCGGCAGACGCTAACCCTGCATGACGGATCTGGATCGGTGTCAGTGCGATATTCCGTTTCCACCGCTCTTAATGGTGCAGGCGAGCAGGACAGCAGTGGCTGTACGCCTCGCGGGGATCACTATGTCCGGGCTATGGTAGGTAAGGGGATGCCGCCTTGTACCGTATTCAAGGCGCGCCGGCCGACAGGTGAGATCTACAATCCCCAGCTCGCAGCACAGAACCCCCAAAGGGACTGGATCCTGAGCCGAATTCTCTGGCTTTGCGGTCTCGAGCCCGGTAAAAACCGCGGCCCCGGGGTCGATACTTTCCGTCGCTTCATATACATTCACGGCACGCCTGACACTGAGCCCATGGGTATCCCCAAATCTCATGGCTGTGTCCGTATGCGCAATGCCGATGTTATTGACCTGTTCGAAAGGGTCAGCCCCGGTACTGCCGTTTTTATCCGTTGA
- a CDS encoding class I SAM-dependent methyltransferase: MTTAVLDVPGGQLTLSRPGGGPSLKAWDAADELLVQSACQRLAGIDKPRVLVVDDQFGALTLGLQTFGPDVVADSALFQSALAHNARLNPHASFSPVVYSWLNPPEGRYDAVVLRIPRHGDYLAWLLRWINGALVEGGVVLAGGMIKHLPDRSVDVFAQAVHTEEVCPAKKKARVVICRRGEVGLAGWQAEWKGYALDGSGLSVQALPAVFAREKLDIGTRLLLPHLRETLSGLAAGARVLDLACGNGVVGLSALFIRPDLSLTFSDVSSQAVVSARRNASVAFPGVQPAFEHEDGIPERSTVFERILLNPPFHEGGVVGDHIALRLFEQASRHLAPGGRLLMVGNRHLGYHRSLRRFFPQVRQLDASPKFVVLEASLK; this comes from the coding sequence ATGACAACTGCAGTGCTTGATGTTCCCGGTGGTCAGCTGACCTTGTCCCGGCCCGGTGGCGGCCCATCTCTAAAGGCCTGGGACGCGGCTGACGAACTGCTGGTGCAGTCCGCATGCCAGAGGCTGGCCGGGATCGATAAACCCAGGGTTCTGGTTGTTGATGACCAGTTTGGGGCGCTAACTCTGGGTCTTCAGACGTTTGGCCCTGATGTTGTGGCTGATAGCGCCCTGTTCCAGAGTGCGCTTGCTCACAATGCCCGGCTGAACCCGCACGCCTCGTTTTCTCCTGTTGTCTATAGCTGGCTGAATCCGCCGGAAGGCCGCTACGATGCCGTCGTTCTGAGAATCCCGAGGCACGGCGATTACCTGGCATGGCTGCTACGCTGGATAAATGGTGCCCTTGTCGAGGGCGGGGTAGTTCTCGCCGGAGGTATGATCAAGCACCTTCCGGACCGAAGTGTGGACGTATTCGCGCAGGCGGTGCACACGGAAGAGGTTTGTCCGGCAAAGAAAAAGGCACGGGTCGTAATCTGCCGGCGTGGCGAGGTCGGGCTGGCAGGGTGGCAAGCGGAGTGGAAAGGGTATGCCCTTGACGGCTCCGGCCTGAGTGTTCAGGCGTTGCCGGCCGTCTTCGCCCGGGAGAAACTGGATATCGGTACCCGGCTGTTGCTTCCCCATCTTCGGGAAACCCTTTCGGGGTTGGCTGCGGGAGCCAGGGTTCTCGACCTGGCTTGTGGTAACGGTGTGGTGGGTCTGAGCGCACTTTTTATACGTCCGGACCTGTCACTGACCTTCAGTGATGTGTCCAGCCAGGCGGTCGTCAGTGCGCGGCGCAATGCCTCTGTGGCGTTTCCGGGTGTGCAACCGGCATTTGAACATGAGGATGGAATTCCAGAGCGATCAACCGTTTTCGAGCGGATTCTTCTGAATCCGCCATTCCATGAAGGCGGCGTTGTCGGGGATCATATTGCCCTGCGTTTGTTTGAGCAGGCCTCAAGGCACCTTGCACCAGGGGGGCGTTTACTGATGGTGGGCAATCGCCATCTGGGATATCACCGCAGCTTGCGCAGGTTTTTTCCGCAGGTTCGCCAGTTGGATGCCAGCCCCAAGTTTGTGGTTCTTGAGGCCAGCCTCAAATAA
- a CDS encoding TetR/AcrR family transcriptional regulator produces the protein MAQSDTVDRILDAAEELFADRGFSETSLRMITSKAKVNLAAVNYHFGSKNALIHAVFARFLTPFSATLENAFDELEERCDGKPATLNQTLWALTESAVRMPQRNEKGISIFMRLLGLAYTQSQGHLRKFLEQEYGQPFSRFMRLLKEATPQLSAVDRYWRIQFMLGATAFTMSSSDALRDILQNKLGVETTVQEIAARLVPFLAAGMQAEDTMLLPSGSGKASVA, from the coding sequence ATGGCTCAGTCTGATACCGTTGACCGGATACTTGATGCAGCCGAAGAGCTGTTTGCTGATCGGGGTTTTTCCGAAACTTCGCTCAGGATGATTACCAGTAAGGCTAAAGTTAATCTGGCCGCTGTCAATTACCACTTTGGTTCAAAGAACGCGCTTATTCACGCCGTGTTTGCCCGTTTTCTCACGCCGTTTTCCGCGACTCTTGAAAATGCCTTTGATGAGCTGGAAGAACGGTGCGATGGCAAGCCCGCCACGTTGAATCAGACGCTTTGGGCCCTTACCGAAAGTGCCGTGCGAATGCCTCAGCGCAATGAGAAGGGGATATCCATCTTCATGCGTCTTCTCGGGCTGGCCTACACACAGTCACAGGGGCATCTCCGGAAGTTTCTGGAGCAGGAATACGGCCAGCCGTTTAGCCGTTTCATGCGACTGCTGAAAGAAGCTACACCCCAATTATCTGCAGTGGACAGGTACTGGCGAATTCAGTTTATGCTGGGCGCGACCGCGTTTACCATGTCCAGCAGTGACGCCCTGCGCGATATTCTCCAGAACAAACTGGGTGTCGAAACAACGGTGCAGGAAATTGCAGCGCGCCTGGTCCCCTTCCTTGCCGCTGGTATGCAAGCCGAAGACACCATGCTCTTACCCTCTGGCAGCGGCAAGGCCTCTGTTGCCTGA
- a CDS encoding class I SAM-dependent methyltransferase, translating to MSEMPNSHQALLRIHHSLKGRLALLGVRSSSLLEKLPSGGMAMSEHAGHAGEMANFANWQVCFGYDDPDLKPANFDTVVVFLPKARAELDLRLALARWLSAAGATVILLGEKKEGIAGAVKQLKAIAPEATKIDSARHCQVWSAMGIEPLISFDLAEWMVWHRIECAGVSVNVAGLPGIFSQGELDGGTAILLETLAHTPLRSDHVLDFACGAGVIGAWLQSWQRERGEGQSAVDGVDVQSQAVICARATYERAGATGKITASDGLARIEGVWPAIVTNPPFHSGVKTDTSMTENFLRDVSRHLKSRGELRLVANSFLPYESLIKRFIGPVERLYEDRRFTVYRAIRR from the coding sequence ATGTCAGAAATGCCCAATTCCCATCAAGCCCTGCTCCGAATTCATCACTCGCTAAAAGGGCGGCTTGCTCTGCTCGGCGTTCGTTCGTCTTCTCTGCTTGAGAAGTTGCCGTCGGGCGGTATGGCTATGAGTGAGCATGCTGGTCATGCGGGTGAGATGGCGAATTTTGCCAATTGGCAGGTGTGTTTTGGCTACGATGACCCTGACCTGAAACCGGCCAATTTCGATACAGTTGTAGTTTTTCTGCCAAAAGCACGGGCAGAACTGGATCTGAGGCTGGCTCTCGCGCGCTGGTTGTCCGCCGCCGGTGCAACCGTGATCCTTCTGGGCGAGAAGAAGGAGGGCATTGCGGGAGCGGTAAAGCAACTCAAAGCTATCGCACCCGAGGCAACCAAAATTGACAGCGCCCGTCACTGTCAGGTTTGGAGTGCTATGGGTATTGAGCCTCTCATCTCGTTTGATTTGGCGGAGTGGATGGTGTGGCACAGGATTGAGTGCGCCGGAGTTTCTGTGAATGTGGCGGGATTGCCTGGTATCTTCAGTCAGGGCGAGCTTGATGGCGGTACGGCTATTCTGCTGGAAACACTGGCTCACACGCCACTCAGATCTGACCATGTGCTCGACTTCGCTTGTGGTGCTGGCGTGATCGGTGCCTGGCTTCAATCCTGGCAGCGTGAGCGGGGTGAGGGGCAGTCTGCCGTGGACGGTGTGGATGTGCAGTCCCAGGCAGTCATTTGTGCCCGTGCGACCTATGAGCGTGCAGGGGCAACCGGAAAGATAACCGCGTCGGATGGTCTGGCTCGAATTGAAGGGGTCTGGCCGGCGATTGTCACCAACCCGCCGTTTCACAGCGGGGTAAAAACGGACACCTCCATGACTGAAAATTTCCTGCGGGATGTCTCTCGTCATCTGAAGTCACGGGGCGAACTGCGCCTCGTTGCCAACAGTTTTTTGCCCTACGAGTCCCTGATCAAGCGATTTATCGGGCCCGTCGAACGCCTTTACGAAGACCGTCGGTTTACCGTCTATCGGGCGATAAGACGGTAG
- a CDS encoding riboflavin synthase subunit alpha gives MFTGIVQGIATVDEITSSPGLSTFVIRFPQEKVEGVTIGASVAINGTCLTVTRQDNNALFFDAMQETLRLTTLGDLKPGDEINFERAARIGDEIGGHLLSGHIHTTATIVEIQRPENNVTLWFEVPDEWTRYVFPKGYIAINGASLTIGEVKGNRFNVHLIPETLRATIFGRAREGDRVNIEIDSQTQTIVDTLARLGYDQPSTAL, from the coding sequence ATGTTCACAGGTATTGTTCAAGGCATTGCAACGGTCGATGAAATCACCTCGTCTCCGGGGTTGAGCACCTTTGTGATCCGCTTTCCACAGGAAAAGGTCGAGGGCGTTACCATCGGTGCATCGGTAGCCATCAACGGCACCTGCCTGACGGTCACACGCCAGGACAACAATGCCCTGTTCTTTGATGCCATGCAGGAAACCCTGCGGCTGACTACCCTGGGAGACCTCAAGCCGGGAGATGAAATCAACTTTGAACGAGCAGCCAGGATCGGCGATGAAATTGGCGGACACCTCCTCTCTGGACATATTCACACCACGGCTACCATCGTTGAGATTCAGCGCCCGGAGAATAACGTTACTCTCTGGTTTGAAGTGCCCGATGAGTGGACCCGGTATGTTTTTCCGAAGGGTTACATTGCCATTAATGGCGCAAGCCTGACTATTGGCGAGGTCAAGGGTAACCGGTTCAATGTGCACCTGATCCCGGAGACCCTCAGGGCAACAATCTTTGGCAGGGCACGGGAGGGAGACCGGGTCAATATCGAGATCGACAGCCAGACCCAGACCATTGTCGATACCCTCGCTCGACTTGGCTACGACCAGCCATCCACGGCGCTTTGA
- the can gene encoding carbonate dehydratase, producing MGQLDRLLEKNRAWANGIKAADPKFFDRLSNQQAPEYLWIGCADSRVPANQIVDLLPGELFVHRNVANVVVHTDFNCLSVLQFAVEVLKVKHVLVVGHYGCGGVRAALLNEGFGLISNWLRHVQDVRDRHKSVLETIPNEQDRVDRLCELNVVEQVGHVCQNTIVQEAWRRGQPLTVHGFVYDLGDGILRDMGLSISGEEERELIQQNSVDELVLRPVRSGRQKKVHR from the coding sequence ATGGGTCAGTTAGACCGTCTACTGGAAAAAAACCGGGCCTGGGCCAATGGCATCAAGGCTGCAGATCCGAAGTTTTTTGACCGGTTATCGAACCAGCAGGCTCCGGAGTATCTCTGGATTGGCTGTGCCGATAGCCGTGTCCCGGCAAACCAGATCGTAGATCTGCTGCCTGGCGAGTTGTTTGTCCACCGGAACGTTGCAAACGTTGTGGTGCATACAGACTTCAATTGCTTGTCAGTGCTTCAGTTTGCTGTCGAGGTGCTCAAGGTCAAACATGTTCTGGTGGTTGGCCACTACGGCTGCGGCGGTGTCCGCGCAGCGCTGCTTAATGAAGGTTTCGGCCTGATCAGCAATTGGCTGCGCCATGTCCAGGATGTGCGCGACCGGCACAAGTCGGTACTGGAAACGATCCCGAATGAGCAGGACCGTGTTGACCGTCTCTGCGAACTGAATGTCGTGGAGCAGGTCGGCCACGTGTGTCAGAACACCATCGTTCAGGAAGCCTGGAGGCGCGGTCAGCCGCTCACGGTGCACGGTTTCGTCTATGATCTTGGCGATGGCATTTTGCGTGATATGGGCCTGTCCATCTCCGGCGAAGAAGAGCGCGAGTTAATCCAGCAGAACAGCGTCGATGAGCTGGTTCTGCGCCCCGTCCGCTCGGGCCGTCAAAAAAAGGTACACCGTTAA